In the genome of Deltaproteobacteria bacterium, one region contains:
- a CDS encoding site-specific integrase, whose translation MGMIRKREGKRGVSWQIDYFDPTGKRVRQSFKKKKEAVDELAKRVSLIAENRYLDVKKDYTTTLGDLLAKYKENFGDQTSYKGWKVFCIKRFKDHFGENTLLANIQFVDLETYHSTLRKTLTAHGTIRKDSTINREMSCHHHIFTKAVEWDMIERNPFDKGKSLHLKENNQRLRYLSQEEIGKLLPECHKYLRRVVECAINTGMRRGEILGLKWSDIRNGQIYLQASVTKTKEARQVPVNDDLAMLFKEIRKEQQLRSGHVFTYRKSEDKLKNAEPVRKRKGPAPVPKSIMNVKNSFKSALTRAGIEDFHFHDLRHTFASHFIMRGGTIKELQEILGHKTIQMTMRYAHLSQEHKKKAVNLLNGLTASKEGDCHKSVTNSESSVFATGQVSEIIGRGERI comes from the coding sequence ATGGGGATGATTAGAAAGCGCGAAGGCAAACGCGGCGTATCATGGCAGATTGATTACTTTGACCCTACCGGCAAGCGCGTTAGGCAATCTTTCAAGAAGAAAAAAGAGGCTGTAGACGAGCTTGCAAAGCGTGTAAGCCTGATTGCCGAAAACAGGTACTTGGACGTCAAGAAGGACTACACGACCACCCTGGGGGACCTCCTAGCCAAGTACAAGGAGAATTTCGGGGACCAGACCAGTTACAAGGGATGGAAAGTGTTCTGCATTAAGCGTTTCAAGGATCATTTTGGAGAGAACACCCTGCTCGCCAACATCCAGTTTGTGGACCTTGAAACCTACCACAGCACGTTGAGAAAAACCCTTACAGCACATGGTACGATCCGCAAGGACAGTACCATCAACCGGGAGATGTCCTGCCACCACCATATTTTCACAAAGGCCGTCGAGTGGGATATGATAGAGCGAAACCCGTTTGACAAGGGCAAGTCCCTTCACCTGAAGGAAAACAACCAGCGGCTTAGGTACCTGTCACAGGAAGAGATCGGCAAGCTGCTTCCTGAATGCCACAAGTATCTGAGGCGAGTTGTGGAATGCGCCATCAATACCGGCATGAGGCGCGGTGAGATCCTTGGCCTAAAGTGGTCCGATATCCGTAACGGTCAAATTTATCTGCAAGCCTCTGTGACCAAGACCAAGGAAGCCCGGCAAGTGCCTGTCAATGACGACCTGGCAATGCTGTTCAAGGAGATCCGGAAAGAGCAGCAACTCAGGTCAGGGCATGTGTTTACCTATCGAAAAAGCGAAGACAAACTCAAGAACGCGGAGCCTGTCAGAAAGCGGAAAGGACCGGCTCCTGTGCCCAAGTCTATTATGAACGTCAAAAACAGTTTCAAATCAGCCCTGACACGCGCAGGAATCGAGGACTTTCATTTCCACGACCTGAGACATACCTTTGCAAGCCATTTCATCATGCGCGGTGGGACGATAAAGGAGCTTCAGGAGATCCTGGGCCACAAGACGATACAGATGACCATGCGGTATGCTCATCTATCACAGGAGCACAAAAAGAAAGCGGTCAACCTGTTGAACGGGCTAACCGCTTCCAAAGAAGGTGACTGTCACAAAAGTGTCACAAATTCAGAATCCTCAGTTTTTGCTACCGGCCAAGTATCTGAAATCATTGGTCGGGGCGAGAGGATTTGA